In the Thermodesulfovibrio yellowstonii DSM 11347 genome, one interval contains:
- a CDS encoding ABC transporter ATP-binding protein, whose protein sequence is MIKIDSISKSYGKVKALDLLSFDIKRGEIFGLLGPNGAGKTTTVKILTTLTKPDKGTCFIDEVDVINNPFEIKKIIGVVPQENNLERELTVYENLLIYGMLHKVRDLKRKIDEILKIMELTEKKYSVVSTLSGGLQRRTLLARALLPEPKVLFLDEPSIGLDPHIRRELWQIIRKIKTEGRTVLLTTHYIEEAEALCDRVGILSHGKLIALGTPAELKKDVGEYVVEFIDKEGRLISEICHSREQAYEIARQRSDGVMIRKSNLEDVFVKLTGERIKEIKEEQ, encoded by the coding sequence ATGATAAAGATTGACAGTATCTCAAAAAGTTATGGAAAAGTAAAGGCACTGGATTTACTGAGTTTTGATATAAAAAGAGGTGAAATATTTGGACTTCTCGGACCCAATGGTGCAGGTAAGACTACTACTGTAAAAATTCTCACCACTCTTACAAAGCCTGATAAAGGAACATGCTTTATTGATGAGGTAGATGTTATCAATAACCCTTTTGAGATAAAAAAAATCATAGGGGTTGTGCCACAGGAAAACAATCTTGAAAGGGAACTTACGGTCTATGAAAATCTTTTAATTTACGGAATGCTTCACAAAGTCAGGGATTTGAAAAGGAAAATAGATGAAATACTTAAGATTATGGAACTTACAGAGAAAAAGTACTCTGTGGTATCAACTCTTTCAGGAGGACTTCAAAGAAGAACTCTTCTTGCAAGAGCTTTATTGCCTGAACCAAAGGTATTGTTTCTTGATGAGCCATCTATAGGACTTGACCCTCATATAAGAAGGGAACTCTGGCAGATCATAAGAAAAATAAAAACTGAAGGCAGAACAGTGCTTCTTACAACACACTACATTGAAGAAGCAGAAGCACTGTGCGATAGAGTAGGGATTCTGTCGCACGGAAAATTAATTGCTCTCGGGACCCCTGCAGAACTTAAAAAAGATGTTGGCGAATATGTTGTAGAGTTTATTGATAAAGAAGGAAGGCTAATTAGTGAAATATGTCATAGTAGAGAACAGGCATATGAGATTGCAAGACAGAGAAGTGATGGAGTGATGATTAGAAAATCCAATCTTGAAGATGTGTTTGTGAAGCTAACAGGAGAAAGGATTAAGGAGATTAAGGAAGAACAATGA
- a CDS encoding sensor histidine kinase, which translates to MDILELTLILSQRLGIIATVAFIVSRMPVFGRVLSRKPTIKDKFILTFVCGGLGILGTFGAVEIHGALANSRVVGVMVGGLLGGPVVGAGAGLIAGIHRYFIGGFTAFSCGLAAVVEGFLGGVVYRYWKKGLIPWHVAWLAGFVGEIVQMLIILTFSKPFSEALELVKIIALPMITVNSIGVGIFMLIIKSAVEHQERVAANQARATLNITNLILPHLRQGLNEYSANKIATIIMDSLGVVAVAITDKKKILAHVGIGSDHHHAGTPLLTKATLNAISLGEIQIANKKEEIGCRNSKCKLSSAVIVPLKRRDEVIGTLKLYHDRENSITTVNLEVARGLAHIFSTQLEIVELETLARLKTEAELKSLQAQIHPHFIFNALNTIISLIRIDSLKAKDLLLNLATFLRYSLKKEKEIPLREELSYVESYLAIEQARYRDKLTVNYYIEPTVDLNVTLPPFTIQPLVENAIKHGLKPKLEGGEILINILDDEDSTVISVEDNGIGINTHPNRMPDKKDSGLGLYLVNERLKKFYGEESMLHIESYPNLGTKVTFKIPKKSILKDVVFSHSS; encoded by the coding sequence ATGGATATTCTTGAGTTAACGTTAATTTTGTCACAAAGGCTTGGCATTATAGCTACAGTGGCTTTTATTGTTTCAAGAATGCCTGTATTTGGAAGAGTTTTATCAAGAAAACCTACCATTAAAGATAAATTCATTCTTACATTTGTTTGTGGCGGTCTTGGCATTCTTGGAACTTTTGGAGCAGTGGAGATTCATGGAGCACTTGCTAATTCAAGAGTTGTTGGTGTTATGGTAGGAGGGCTGCTTGGTGGTCCTGTTGTAGGTGCTGGAGCTGGATTGATAGCAGGTATTCACAGATATTTTATAGGAGGATTTACAGCTTTTTCCTGTGGTTTAGCAGCGGTTGTTGAAGGTTTTTTAGGAGGAGTTGTTTACAGATACTGGAAAAAAGGTTTGATTCCATGGCATGTTGCATGGTTAGCAGGTTTTGTGGGTGAAATTGTTCAAATGCTTATTATTCTTACTTTTTCAAAACCTTTTTCAGAAGCTTTAGAGCTTGTAAAAATTATAGCTTTACCTATGATTACAGTCAACTCTATAGGAGTGGGAATATTTATGCTAATCATAAAATCCGCTGTTGAACATCAGGAAAGAGTGGCAGCAAATCAGGCAAGAGCTACTTTGAATATTACCAATCTTATCTTACCACATTTAAGACAAGGATTGAATGAATACTCTGCAAACAAGATTGCAACAATTATAATGGACAGTCTTGGTGTAGTAGCTGTGGCAATAACTGACAAGAAAAAAATACTTGCCCATGTTGGAATAGGTAGTGACCATCATCATGCCGGAACTCCTTTACTTACTAAAGCAACATTGAATGCGATTAGTTTAGGGGAAATACAGATTGCAAATAAAAAAGAAGAAATTGGCTGTAGAAATTCCAAATGTAAATTAAGCTCCGCTGTTATTGTTCCTCTGAAAAGAAGGGACGAAGTTATAGGCACATTAAAACTTTATCATGACAGAGAAAACAGTATCACCACTGTTAATCTTGAGGTAGCGAGAGGACTTGCTCATATATTTTCAACTCAGCTTGAAATAGTTGAACTTGAAACCCTTGCAAGACTTAAGACAGAGGCAGAGTTGAAATCACTTCAGGCACAAATTCATCCACATTTTATATTTAATGCTTTGAATACAATTATATCTCTTATAAGAATTGACTCTCTGAAAGCTAAGGATTTACTTCTTAATTTGGCGACATTTTTAAGATATAGTTTAAAAAAAGAAAAAGAAATTCCGTTGAGAGAGGAACTTTCATACGTAGAATCATATCTTGCAATAGAACAGGCTCGTTACAGGGATAAATTGACAGTTAATTATTATATAGAACCCACAGTAGATCTTAATGTAACCTTACCACCATTTACAATTCAACCCCTTGTGGAAAATGCTATAAAGCATGGATTAAAACCCAAACTTGAAGGTGGTGAGATTTTAATTAATATTCTGGATGATGAGGATAGCACAGTAATTTCAGTTGAAGACAATGGTATAGGAATAAATACTCATCCAAATAGAATGCCAGATAAAAAAGATTCTGGATTAGGATTATATCTTGTAAATGAGAGACTTAAAAAGTTTTATGGAGAAGAAAGCATGCTTCATATAGAAAGTTATCCCAATTTAGGCACAAAGGTGACATTTAAAATCCCTAAAAAATCTATTCTAAAAGATGTTGTTTTCAGCCATAGTAGTTGA
- the rd gene encoding rubredoxin produces MKKYKCSVCGYVYDPAQGDPDNGVAPGTAFENLPDTWSCPVCGATKDMFEPEE; encoded by the coding sequence ATGAAAAAGTACAAATGTAGTGTATGTGGTTATGTTTATGACCCGGCTCAGGGTGATCCTGACAATGGAGTGGCTCCGGGAACAGCTTTTGAAAATTTACCAGATACATGGAGTTGTCCAGTTTGTGGAGCTACCAAAGATATGTTTGAGCCAGAGGAATAA
- a CDS encoding ABC transporter permease, producing the protein MINWYPVFLKEMLQFKRKLLRLGYIFSAMMSPIIYLVTFGLGLGRTVRLSEGIDYLTFLLPGLVAMSSMNNSYSWVASSLNLSRLYFKTFQVYIQSPIKPSSIMIGEVMAGMVKGLFASLLIIAVGFVVPSSFAITLIFVITLLLNCFMFASLGVITGMITKSHEDTATYSNFFIMPMAFFSGTFFSIDRIPMIFKPIIYVMPLTHTNILIRKNFLDMEAIVSLFVIVFYCFCFFLIGSILMKKYNE; encoded by the coding sequence ATGATAAACTGGTATCCTGTTTTCCTCAAAGAGATGCTTCAGTTTAAACGAAAACTGCTGAGATTAGGATATATTTTCTCAGCAATGATGTCACCGATTATTTATCTTGTTACATTCGGACTTGGTTTAGGAAGAACAGTAAGATTGAGTGAAGGGATTGATTATTTAACATTTCTTCTGCCAGGGCTTGTTGCTATGAGTTCAATGAATAATTCATATTCTTGGGTTGCAAGCTCGCTCAATCTTAGCAGGCTCTATTTTAAGACATTTCAGGTTTATATTCAGTCACCGATAAAACCTTCTTCAATAATGATAGGAGAGGTTATGGCTGGTATGGTAAAGGGACTTTTTGCATCTTTGCTTATAATTGCTGTAGGTTTCGTAGTTCCATCAAGTTTTGCAATAACTCTGATTTTTGTCATAACTTTACTTTTAAACTGTTTTATGTTTGCCAGTCTTGGTGTGATAACAGGAATGATAACAAAATCACATGAAGATACTGCTACCTATTCTAATTTTTTTATAATGCCAATGGCTTTTTTCAGCGGAACTTTTTTTTCTATTGATAGAATTCCGATGATATTTAAACCAATTATTTATGTAATGCCTTTAACACATACAAACATTCTAATAAGGAAAAATTTTTTGGATATGGAGGCAATAGTTTCCTTGTTTGTTATAGTGTTTTACTGTTTTTGCTTTTTTCTTATTGGTTCAATTTTAATGAAAAAATATAATGAATGA
- the ndk gene encoding nucleoside-diphosphate kinase, producing MEKTLVIIKPDAVKKNLIGEIISRFEKNGLRVAAVKKIKMTKEEAKGFYIVHKDRPFYESLTDFMSEGPIVVMVLEGENAITKVRKIMGATNPAQAEEGTIRKDFAENIERNAVHGSDSQQSAAYEIPYFFSALEIL from the coding sequence ATGGAAAAAACTCTTGTTATTATCAAACCAGATGCTGTCAAGAAAAATCTTATTGGAGAAATAATCTCAAGATTTGAAAAAAACGGATTAAGGGTTGCAGCAGTTAAAAAGATAAAAATGACAAAAGAAGAGGCAAAAGGCTTTTATATTGTTCATAAAGATAGACCATTTTACGAATCCTTAACTGATTTTATGTCTGAAGGACCGATTGTTGTAATGGTCTTGGAAGGCGAAAATGCCATAACAAAAGTAAGAAAAATTATGGGAGCAACGAATCCTGCTCAGGCAGAAGAAGGGACAATTAGGAAAGATTTTGCAGAAAACATTGAAAGAAATGCTGTGCATGGTTCTGACTCCCAACAGTCAGCAGCCTATGAGATTCCCTATTTCTTTTCTGCCTTAGAAATTCTTTAA
- a CDS encoding NUDIX hydrolase: MMEEFLEVVDRDGRIISIAPRSIIHGNPSMLHKVVHVLVFNSKGELLLQKRASHKDVAPGKWDTSVGGHIMPGEDILTAAKREMLEELGIVSENLHFLYTYIHSNNYESELVYTYCTVHEGPFSFNKNEIEEIAFWSIEKMQQLLNFDFFSDNFKYEFLRYLSIYGFMPFWFSNSLKELTGSPLFSGDPNFLKNF, from the coding sequence ATGATGGAAGAATTTCTTGAAGTTGTTGATAGAGACGGCAGAATTATATCTATAGCTCCAAGAAGTATTATTCATGGTAATCCATCAATGCTTCATAAAGTAGTTCATGTGCTTGTATTTAATTCAAAAGGCGAGTTACTTCTTCAAAAAAGGGCATCTCATAAAGATGTTGCACCAGGCAAATGGGATACATCTGTTGGTGGGCATATAATGCCTGGAGAGGATATTCTCACTGCAGCAAAACGAGAAATGCTTGAAGAATTGGGTATTGTTTCAGAAAATCTTCATTTTCTTTATACATATATTCATTCAAACAATTACGAAAGTGAATTGGTTTATACTTACTGCACAGTTCATGAAGGACCTTTTAGTTTCAATAAAAATGAGATTGAGGAGATTGCCTTCTGGAGCATTGAGAAAATGCAGCAATTGTTGAATTTTGATTTTTTTAGTGATAACTTCAAATATGAATTTTTGAGGTATCTTTCAATTTATGGATTCATGCCTTTCTGGTTTAGCAATTCGTTGAAGGAATTGACAGGGTCTCCCTTATTCTCAGGAGACCCGAATTTTTTAAAGAATTTCTAA
- a CDS encoding DNA gyrase inhibitor YacG, whose amino-acid sequence MKIKCPVCGKAVEYENNPWRPFCSKNCKIIDLWNWFHEHYSIKVEEVDEKINTEEEKDDKNSSMWRSRKNGQ is encoded by the coding sequence ATGAAAATTAAATGTCCTGTATGTGGAAAAGCTGTAGAATATGAAAACAATCCATGGAGACCTTTCTGTTCAAAAAATTGTAAAATTATTGACTTATGGAATTGGTTTCATGAGCACTATTCAATAAAAGTTGAGGAAGTTGATGAAAAAATAAATACAGAGGAGGAAAAAGATGATAAAAATAGCAGTATGTGGCGCAGCAGGAAGAATGGGCAGTAG
- a CDS encoding LytR/AlgR family response regulator transcription factor — MLFSAIVVDDEPYAREELIYILSHFPTCQIIGEAGSAKDCIFLYSKVKSDVVFLDIEMPDMSGLEIANMLSTFNEPPLIVFATAYDDYAIEAFELGAIDYILKPFEEKRIAKTIMRIENLKNNQTEWNNAVNKLSQFLGKKKVFKKLPVQQKAGVISFIPYVDILYCEAYEGGVKIFTLKDEYYFDGTLSELEMRLKEEGFMRVHKSYIVNLKRIEAVLPWFKGTYWLVIEGKKIQLPVSKSIIKELKEVLGIKFSS, encoded by the coding sequence ATGTTGTTTTCAGCCATAGTAGTTGATGACGAACCATATGCAAGGGAAGAATTAATATATATTCTTTCCCATTTTCCTACATGCCAGATAATTGGAGAGGCTGGTAGCGCAAAAGATTGTATATTTTTATATTCAAAGGTTAAATCAGATGTAGTTTTTCTTGATATTGAAATGCCTGATATGTCAGGACTTGAAATTGCAAACATGCTTTCAACTTTTAATGAACCTCCTTTGATTGTATTTGCAACAGCTTATGATGATTATGCCATAGAAGCTTTTGAACTTGGAGCAATTGATTATATTCTCAAACCCTTTGAAGAAAAAAGAATTGCTAAAACAATTATGAGAATAGAAAATCTTAAAAATAATCAGACTGAATGGAATAACGCTGTAAATAAGCTTTCTCAGTTTCTTGGAAAGAAAAAAGTTTTTAAAAAACTTCCTGTTCAACAAAAGGCAGGTGTTATCAGTTTCATTCCTTATGTGGACATTCTTTACTGTGAGGCATACGAAGGAGGAGTAAAAATTTTTACATTAAAAGATGAGTATTATTTTGATGGAACTCTTTCAGAGCTTGAAATGAGGCTCAAAGAAGAGGGATTTATGAGAGTGCATAAAAGCTATATTGTAAATTTAAAAAGAATTGAGGCAGTATTACCATGGTTTAAAGGGACATACTGGCTTGTGATTGAAGGCAAAAAAATCCAACTCCCTGTAAGCAAATCAATTATTAAAGAACTCAAAGAAGTTCTTGGAATAAAATTTAGCAGTTAA
- a CDS encoding adenosylcobalamin-dependent ribonucleoside-diphosphate reductase, giving the protein MIFTDRAKTVLEIRYLLKNEKGEPIENPEQLFQRVSSYIAQAEKIYKKNSFEWEEKFHELISSLRFLPNSPALMNAGKPKAQLAACFVLPIEDSIESIFKTLKDAALILQSGGGTGFNFSSLRPKGDVVRSTGGVASGPVSFMKIFDKASDIIKQGGARRGANMGVLRVDHPDIFEFIRIKRIESLSNFNISVAVTDSFMEALFKNDYFPLINPRTKEVVRKVKAKDIFDEIVESAWETGDPGVIFIDTINRSNPTPHIGQIDSTNPCGEQPLLPYEACILGSLNLSKYVKEGKIDFERLEHDVKTATRFLDDAIDVTHYPVPEVEKMHKGNRKIGLGIMGWADCLVELGIPYNHKKALALAEQVMQFISEKSHKASQELAQERGVFPNFKGSVWEKKGIPMRNATTTTIAPTGTISIIADCSSGIEPYFLLAYKQRILDTEFEIINKYLIEIAQKQGFYSEDFINQLRQKGTLRGMKEVPLRIKRLFKTALEITPEEHIQMQASFQKYTDNAVSKTINLSQRTRKEDVARIFILAYKKGLKGITIFRYGSKRGTLLKISDAHLAECCEVKGRAPRITKLHDAV; this is encoded by the coding sequence ATGATTTTTACAGATAGAGCAAAAACAGTTCTTGAAATCAGGTATCTCTTAAAAAATGAAAAAGGAGAACCTATTGAAAATCCTGAACAACTTTTTCAGAGAGTCTCAAGTTATATTGCTCAGGCAGAAAAGATTTATAAAAAAAATTCTTTTGAGTGGGAAGAAAAGTTTCATGAACTTATAAGTTCCTTGAGATTTTTGCCTAATTCTCCTGCATTAATGAATGCAGGCAAACCAAAAGCTCAGCTTGCTGCATGCTTTGTCCTTCCCATAGAAGATTCAATAGAGTCCATTTTTAAGACACTTAAGGATGCTGCATTAATTCTTCAAAGCGGTGGTGGAACAGGATTTAATTTTTCCAGTTTAAGGCCTAAGGGTGATGTTGTTCGTTCCACAGGTGGAGTTGCAAGCGGTCCTGTTTCATTTATGAAGATATTTGATAAGGCTTCAGACATAATAAAGCAGGGTGGAGCAAGAAGAGGAGCAAATATGGGAGTTTTAAGAGTTGACCACCCTGATATTTTTGAATTTATAAGAATTAAAAGGATAGAAAGTCTTAGCAACTTTAATATATCTGTTGCTGTTACAGATTCATTTATGGAAGCTTTGTTTAAAAATGATTATTTTCCGTTGATAAATCCACGAACTAAAGAAGTTGTAAGAAAGGTGAAAGCAAAAGATATTTTTGATGAAATTGTTGAGTCTGCATGGGAAACAGGGGACCCAGGAGTTATTTTTATAGATACCATAAACAGGTCTAATCCAACTCCGCATATTGGTCAGATAGATAGCACAAATCCTTGTGGAGAGCAGCCTCTACTTCCCTATGAGGCATGCATTCTTGGTTCACTTAATTTATCAAAGTATGTTAAAGAAGGTAAGATTGATTTTGAAAGGCTTGAGCATGATGTAAAAACAGCTACGAGATTTCTTGATGACGCAATTGATGTTACTCATTATCCTGTACCTGAAGTTGAAAAAATGCACAAAGGAAACAGAAAAATAGGGCTTGGAATAATGGGTTGGGCAGATTGCCTTGTTGAGCTTGGAATCCCATATAATCATAAAAAAGCCCTTGCCTTAGCTGAACAAGTAATGCAATTTATCAGTGAAAAGTCTCACAAAGCATCTCAGGAACTTGCTCAAGAAAGAGGTGTTTTTCCTAATTTTAAGGGTTCTGTATGGGAGAAAAAAGGTATCCCAATGAGAAATGCTACCACAACAACGATTGCTCCAACAGGAACAATATCAATAATTGCAGACTGTTCAAGCGGAATAGAACCATATTTTTTACTTGCTTACAAACAGAGAATACTTGATACAGAGTTTGAGATAATAAATAAATATCTTATAGAGATTGCACAAAAACAAGGCTTTTACAGTGAAGATTTTATAAATCAACTCAGACAAAAAGGAACTCTTAGAGGTATGAAAGAAGTTCCTTTAAGAATAAAAAGACTTTTTAAAACAGCCCTTGAAATCACTCCTGAAGAGCATATTCAGATGCAAGCATCATTTCAGAAATATACAGATAATGCCGTATCAAAAACAATCAATCTTTCTCAAAGAACAAGAAAAGAAGATGTCGCAAGAATATTTATTCTTGCCTATAAAAAGGGGCTTAAAGGAATTACGATATTCAGATATGGCTCAAAAAGGGGAACACTTCTTAAAATAAGCGATGCTCATCTTGCAGAATGCTGCGAAGTTAAAGGAAGAGCACCAAGAATAACAAAACTTCATGATGCAGTATGA
- a CDS encoding carbon starvation protein A: MHALVLVIIAACVFVLAYRFYSAFIAAKVLALDPNRPTPAVRLNDGRDYVPTNKWLIFGHHFAAIAGAGPLIGPVLAAQFGYLPGFLWILIGGVLAGAVHDMVVLFASVRHNGKSLAEVAKAQIGPVSYWLVLVATLFLLIIVLAGASIAVVNALFNSPWGAFTVGVTIPIAIFIGAYLKWLRPGKIVEGSIIGVALIILAVVLGPVIKESALAPYFTFSKKELSVLIPVYGFFAAVLPVWLLLVPRDYLSSYMKFGTMFLLAIGVILVNPVLQMPAATQFISGGGPVIPGKVWPFMFITIACGAISGFHSLVSSGTTPKMVSNEKDIRTIGYGAMLTESFVALMALIAATVLPTADYFAINSPPAVFQKLGMQVQDLPYLSALVGEELAGRPGGAVSLAVGMADIFSRIGGLRHLMSYWYHFAIMFEALFILTLIDAGTRVGRYLMQEIGGAFYPKLRDYKWWPGVIATSGIFTFCWGYLLYTGTISTIWPLFGVNNQLLGGMALAIATTFLLRMGKAKYIWVTMVPMVFLLVTTIVAGYQNIVNNYLPKNNYLLAVISAVMIVMVVLIVADSVRVWIGILSGRTPLIKETEETFMKDAPTKYLSE; the protein is encoded by the coding sequence ATGCATGCATTGGTGCTGGTAATCATAGCAGCGTGCGTTTTTGTGCTTGCCTACAGGTTTTACAGCGCCTTTATTGCTGCAAAAGTTCTTGCCCTTGATCCTAATCGTCCAACTCCTGCAGTGAGACTTAATGATGGACGAGACTATGTTCCAACTAATAAATGGCTTATTTTTGGGCATCATTTTGCAGCAATAGCCGGTGCAGGACCGTTAATAGGACCTGTCCTTGCAGCTCAGTTTGGTTATCTCCCTGGTTTTCTATGGATTTTGATTGGAGGAGTTCTTGCTGGTGCTGTACATGATATGGTTGTTCTATTTGCATCTGTAAGACATAATGGTAAATCTCTTGCTGAAGTTGCCAAGGCTCAGATAGGACCTGTGTCTTACTGGCTTGTTCTTGTAGCAACTTTGTTTTTGTTGATTATTGTTCTTGCTGGCGCTTCTATTGCTGTTGTAAATGCACTTTTTAACAGTCCATGGGGAGCTTTTACGGTTGGTGTAACGATACCAATAGCGATTTTCATAGGAGCTTATCTTAAATGGTTAAGACCTGGTAAAATTGTTGAAGGTAGTATTATTGGTGTAGCACTTATTATTCTTGCCGTTGTTCTTGGTCCTGTCATTAAAGAATCAGCCCTTGCACCTTATTTTACATTCAGTAAAAAAGAGCTTTCAGTATTAATTCCTGTTTATGGCTTTTTTGCAGCTGTTTTACCTGTATGGTTACTTCTTGTCCCAAGAGACTATCTTAGTTCATATATGAAATTCGGAACGATGTTTTTACTTGCTATTGGTGTAATTCTTGTTAATCCTGTGCTTCAGATGCCTGCTGCAACGCAGTTTATTTCTGGTGGAGGTCCTGTGATACCAGGTAAGGTTTGGCCATTTATGTTTATTACAATTGCATGTGGTGCTATATCAGGTTTTCACTCTCTTGTGTCATCAGGAACAACACCAAAGATGGTATCAAACGAAAAAGATATAAGAACAATTGGCTATGGTGCTATGCTTACAGAAAGTTTTGTAGCACTTATGGCATTAATAGCAGCAACAGTGTTGCCTACAGCAGACTATTTTGCTATTAATAGTCCGCCTGCTGTGTTTCAGAAACTTGGTATGCAGGTTCAAGACCTTCCATATCTTTCTGCACTTGTAGGTGAAGAACTTGCAGGTCGTCCCGGTGGTGCAGTTTCTCTGGCAGTTGGTATGGCTGATATTTTCTCAAGAATTGGTGGATTAAGGCATTTAATGAGTTACTGGTATCATTTCGCAATCATGTTTGAAGCTTTATTTATTCTTACTCTTATTGATGCTGGCACAAGAGTTGGGAGATATCTTATGCAGGAAATAGGTGGAGCTTTTTATCCAAAACTTAGAGATTATAAATGGTGGCCCGGAGTAATTGCAACAAGTGGAATATTCACATTTTGTTGGGGATATCTCCTTTATACAGGAACAATATCCACAATTTGGCCTCTTTTTGGTGTAAATAACCAGCTTCTTGGAGGCATGGCTTTAGCAATAGCAACAACATTTCTTTTGAGGATGGGCAAAGCAAAATATATTTGGGTAACAATGGTACCTATGGTATTTCTCCTTGTGACTACGATTGTTGCTGGTTATCAAAATATTGTAAATAATTATCTTCCGAAGAATAACTATCTGCTTGCTGTAATCTCTGCAGTGATGATTGTAATGGTTGTATTGATTGTTGCAGATTCTGTAAGAGTATGGATAGGTATCCTGAGTGGTAGAACTCCATTAATTAAGGAGACAGAAGAGACATTTATGAAAGATGCGCCTACAAAATATCTATCAGAATAA
- a CDS encoding ferritin-like domain-containing protein encodes MKSIEIALKMETDAVKFYTEASEKVSHPVGKKMFLTIAEDEKNHIKMIEEVIKGLDLTIKEANPIKTVKTIFEDMKDKMMERIKAQSDDLEAFKIAMEMEKEGIEFYKKVQKEVNTEKEKKLFERLIFEEEQHHKIFSETYNFLKDTGNWFMWKEFSIVEG; translated from the coding sequence ATGAAATCCATTGAAATTGCCTTAAAGATGGAAACAGACGCCGTAAAATTTTATACAGAGGCATCTGAAAAAGTTTCCCATCCTGTTGGCAAAAAAATGTTTCTTACAATCGCAGAGGATGAGAAGAATCATATAAAAATGATTGAAGAAGTTATTAAAGGACTTGATCTTACGATAAAAGAGGCTAATCCAATAAAAACAGTCAAAACAATATTTGAAGATATGAAAGACAAAATGATGGAAAGAATTAAAGCTCAGAGCGATGACCTTGAAGCATTCAAAATTGCAATGGAGATGGAAAAGGAAGGGATAGAGTTTTATAAAAAAGTTCAGAAGGAAGTTAATACGGAAAAAGAAAAAAAGCTTTTTGAAAGATTAATTTTTGAGGAAGAACAACATCACAAGATTTTTTCTGAAACCTACAATTTCCTTAAGGATACAGGCAATTGGTTCATGTGGAAAGAGTTTTCAATTGTTGAAGGCTAA
- the dapB gene encoding 4-hydroxy-tetrahydrodipicolinate reductase codes for MIKIAVCGAAGRMGSRIVALSRDYPELKLTGAIESKTNPKIGTDAGIIAGIGEIGVKIDDRLEKAIDNADVVINFTSPEATLEHLEIVKKFKKSMVIGTTGFSNEQLSIIQKASKKIPIVLSPNMSIGVNLLFKILKDVAKVLGDDYDIEIVEAHHRMKKDAPSGTAIKMAKVIAEALNRNFDEVAVYARKGIIGERTKKEIGIQTVRAGDIVGEHTVIFGGLGERIEIIHKASSRDTFARGALRAVIWLYGKPAGFYDMGDVLGIK; via the coding sequence ATGATAAAAATAGCAGTATGTGGCGCAGCAGGAAGAATGGGCAGTAGAATAGTTGCCCTTTCAAGGGATTACCCTGAATTAAAACTCACTGGAGCTATAGAATCAAAAACAAATCCCAAGATAGGCACAGACGCCGGAATAATAGCTGGAATAGGAGAAATAGGTGTAAAAATAGATGATAGATTAGAAAAAGCTATTGACAATGCCGATGTAGTTATTAATTTCACATCTCCTGAAGCTACATTAGAGCATCTGGAAATAGTTAAAAAATTCAAAAAATCAATGGTCATAGGAACAACTGGTTTTAGCAATGAACAGCTTTCTATTATTCAGAAAGCATCAAAGAAAATTCCTATAGTCTTATCTCCTAATATGAGCATAGGAGTGAATCTTTTATTCAAAATCCTAAAAGATGTGGCAAAAGTTCTCGGAGACGACTATGATATTGAAATTGTTGAAGCGCATCACAGAATGAAAAAAGATGCACCAAGTGGAACTGCTATAAAAATGGCAAAAGTTATTGCTGAAGCATTGAATAGAAATTTTGATGAGGTGGCTGTATATGCAAGGAAAGGAATTATCGGAGAAAGAACAAAAAAAGAAATTGGAATCCAGACAGTCAGAGCAGGAGATATTGTTGGTGAACATACAGTTATTTTTGGAGGATTAGGAGAAAGAATTGAGATAATTCATAAAGCATCCAGCAGAGATACTTTCGCAAGAGGTGCTTTAAGAGCCGTTATATGGCTTTATGGAAAACCTGCAGGGTTTTATGACATGGGAGATGTTCTGGGAATTAAATAA